A section of the Triticum dicoccoides isolate Atlit2015 ecotype Zavitan chromosome 7A, WEW_v2.0, whole genome shotgun sequence genome encodes:
- the LOC119330136 gene encoding oxysterol-binding protein-related protein 4C-like isoform X2 — protein MVESEVDASAAETATARASAAVLTAPLSLEGGLAAELQPANLVQRVLSLFGNVRPGADLSHFQLPATFNLPKSQLQLYGEIVYCDGDDYLSRCGKGKDSLERFTAVVAWSISTTRPPIFGFAPYNPVLGETHHVSRGSLHVLLEQVCHKPPVSALHATDDGGNVELVWSQHPVPKFNGASIEATVHGKRQVRLPKFNETYEMGCPNLLIRLLPGPSVEWSGTVRIVCKDSGLEAELSYHRSNSFMGMGGDGRCVKGKVFRSSNPQDAVFEIDGYWDRTVSLKDVESGEVLVLYDANLSIANLITPEVKDEEGLSSTESAVVWSEVSEAILAKDWEKASEAKRKVEGTARSLEKERSEKGEVWMPKHFSLSQDKDGNWDCCPLEKSVRPAPIIVPSS, from the exons ATG GTTGAATCGGAGGTCGACGCATCGGCGGCAGAGACCGCCACGGCCAGGGCCTCGGCGGCGGTGCTCACCGCGCCGCTGTCGCTGGAAGGGGGCCTCGCGGCGGAGCTCCAGCCGGCCAACCTTGTGCAGCGGGTGCTCAGCCTCTTCGGGAACGTCAGGCCGGGCGCCGATCTCTCGCACTTCCAG CTGCCTGCTACGTTCAACCTGCCAAAATCGCAGCTCCAGTTGTACGGAGAAATAGTCTACTGCGACGGAGACGACTACCTGAGCAGATGCGGCAAAGGCAAGGACAGCCTCGAGCGCTTTACGGCGGTCGTCGCATGGAGCATCTCGACGACGAGGCCGCCCATCTTCGGTTTCGCTCCTTACAACCCGGTCCTCGGAGAGACGCACCATGTCTCCAGAGGGTCACTCCATGTCCTTCTTgagcag GTGTGTCATAAACCCCCGGTCTCTGCACTTCACGCTACCGATGATGGCGGGAACGTGGAGCTTGTCTGGAGTCAACACCCAGTGCCGAAATTTAATG GTGCTAGCATAGAGGCAACGGTGCACGGCAAGAGGCAAGTCAGGCTTCCAAAGTTCAACGAGACATACGAGATGGGCTGTCCAAACCTTCTCATCAGGCTGCTTCCTGGGCCCTCCGTCGAGTGGTCTGGCACCGTCAGGATCGTCTGCAAGGACTCCGGGCTCGAGGCAGAATTGAGCTACCACAGAAGCAACTCCTTCATGGGAATGGGAGGTGACGGGAGGTGCGTTAAGGGCAAGGTGTTCCGTTCATCGAACCCGCAGGACGCCGTCTTCGAGATCGATGGCTACTGGGACAGGACTGTTTCGCTCAAGGATGTCGAGAGTGGGGAGGTCTTGGTTCTCTACGACGCGAACCTCTCCATCGCGAACCTCATCACACCGGAGGTTAAAGACGAAGAG GGCTTGTCATCTACCGAGTCGGCGGTCGTCTGGAGCGAAGTCAGCGAGGCTATCCTGGCGAAGGACTGGGAGAAGGCTAGCGAGGCGAAGCGGAAAGTCGAGGGCACGGCCAGGAGCCTTGAGAAGGAGAGGAGTGAGAAGGGAGAGGTGTGGATGCCCAAGCACTTCTCATTGTCCCAGGACAAGGATGGGAACTGGGACTGCTGTCCATTAGAGAAATCAGTGCGTCCAGCTCCTATCATTGTACCTTCTTCATGA
- the LOC119330136 gene encoding oxysterol-binding protein-related protein 4C-like isoform X1: MQQARAYMGRRRRRRAIRHVSVESEVDASAAETATARASAAVLTAPLSLEGGLAAELQPANLVQRVLSLFGNVRPGADLSHFQLPATFNLPKSQLQLYGEIVYCDGDDYLSRCGKGKDSLERFTAVVAWSISTTRPPIFGFAPYNPVLGETHHVSRGSLHVLLEQVCHKPPVSALHATDDGGNVELVWSQHPVPKFNGASIEATVHGKRQVRLPKFNETYEMGCPNLLIRLLPGPSVEWSGTVRIVCKDSGLEAELSYHRSNSFMGMGGDGRCVKGKVFRSSNPQDAVFEIDGYWDRTVSLKDVESGEVLVLYDANLSIANLITPEVKDEEGLSSTESAVVWSEVSEAILAKDWEKASEAKRKVEGTARSLEKERSEKGEVWMPKHFSLSQDKDGNWDCCPLEKSVRPAPIIVPSS; the protein is encoded by the exons ATGCAACAAGCAAGAGCCTACatggggcgacggcggcgacgacgagcGATCCGCCATGTCTCG GTTGAATCGGAGGTCGACGCATCGGCGGCAGAGACCGCCACGGCCAGGGCCTCGGCGGCGGTGCTCACCGCGCCGCTGTCGCTGGAAGGGGGCCTCGCGGCGGAGCTCCAGCCGGCCAACCTTGTGCAGCGGGTGCTCAGCCTCTTCGGGAACGTCAGGCCGGGCGCCGATCTCTCGCACTTCCAG CTGCCTGCTACGTTCAACCTGCCAAAATCGCAGCTCCAGTTGTACGGAGAAATAGTCTACTGCGACGGAGACGACTACCTGAGCAGATGCGGCAAAGGCAAGGACAGCCTCGAGCGCTTTACGGCGGTCGTCGCATGGAGCATCTCGACGACGAGGCCGCCCATCTTCGGTTTCGCTCCTTACAACCCGGTCCTCGGAGAGACGCACCATGTCTCCAGAGGGTCACTCCATGTCCTTCTTgagcag GTGTGTCATAAACCCCCGGTCTCTGCACTTCACGCTACCGATGATGGCGGGAACGTGGAGCTTGTCTGGAGTCAACACCCAGTGCCGAAATTTAATG GTGCTAGCATAGAGGCAACGGTGCACGGCAAGAGGCAAGTCAGGCTTCCAAAGTTCAACGAGACATACGAGATGGGCTGTCCAAACCTTCTCATCAGGCTGCTTCCTGGGCCCTCCGTCGAGTGGTCTGGCACCGTCAGGATCGTCTGCAAGGACTCCGGGCTCGAGGCAGAATTGAGCTACCACAGAAGCAACTCCTTCATGGGAATGGGAGGTGACGGGAGGTGCGTTAAGGGCAAGGTGTTCCGTTCATCGAACCCGCAGGACGCCGTCTTCGAGATCGATGGCTACTGGGACAGGACTGTTTCGCTCAAGGATGTCGAGAGTGGGGAGGTCTTGGTTCTCTACGACGCGAACCTCTCCATCGCGAACCTCATCACACCGGAGGTTAAAGACGAAGAG GGCTTGTCATCTACCGAGTCGGCGGTCGTCTGGAGCGAAGTCAGCGAGGCTATCCTGGCGAAGGACTGGGAGAAGGCTAGCGAGGCGAAGCGGAAAGTCGAGGGCACGGCCAGGAGCCTTGAGAAGGAGAGGAGTGAGAAGGGAGAGGTGTGGATGCCCAAGCACTTCTCATTGTCCCAGGACAAGGATGGGAACTGGGACTGCTGTCCATTAGAGAAATCAGTGCGTCCAGCTCCTATCATTGTACCTTCTTCATGA
- the LOC119334457 gene encoding thaumatin-like protein 1b — translation MEAPRNRGAPCLLLVLLVLAAQWCSVSTASCSFTISNYCTHTIWPGTMAGAGTPQLPTTGFRLDPGQTVRIPAPAGWSGRIWARTGCNFSTDGSGAAAGAVACQTGDCGGGHMECGGTGGKPPATLFEITLGKGGPADQDFYDVSLVDGYNLPVVAVPRARQGSCNATGCAADLNLSCPKELQVAGGNGGGPVACQSACEAFTQDKYCCSGAYATPDTCSPTAYSSVFKSACPRAYSYAYDDGSSLFTCNAVDYTIAFCLPPAGLNMPADANNAPPADNNGAGSTYVPPPTGNSGAGSIYQPTPAGNSGVGSAYQPPPTDSNGVGSAYQTPPTGNNGIGSTYETPLASSNGVGSAFQPPLTGDDNGVRSAYQPGMTPSSASTRYGQLWFLIPAALVFFK, via the exons ATGGAGGCACCAAGAAATCGCGGCGCGCCATGCTTGCTCCTTGTTCTGTTGGTTCTAGCTGCCCAGTGGTGCAGCGTCTCGACGGCGAGCTGCAGCTTCACCATATCCAACTACTGCACCCACACCATCTGGCCGGGGACGATGGCCGGCGCGGGCACGCCGCAGCTGCCCACGACGGGGTTCAGGCTCGACCCGGGGCAGACCGTGCGGATCCCGGCGCCGGCCGGTTGGTCCGGCCGGATATGGGCGCGCACGGGGTGCAACTTCAGCACGGACGGCTCGGGCGCGGCCGCCGGCGCGGTCGCGTGCCAGACCGGCGACTGCGGTGGTGGGCACATGGAGTGCGGCGGCACGGGCGGGAAGCCGCCAGCGACGCTCTTCGAGATCACGCTGGGGAAGGGCGGCCCCGCCGACCAGGACTTCTATGACGTGAGCCTCGTCGACGGGTACAACCTGCCCGTCGTCGCCGTCCCGCGCGCGCGGCAGGGCAGCTGCAATGCCACCGGCTGCGCCGCCGACCTCAACCTCT CATGTCCCAAGGAGCTGCAGGTGGCCGGCGGCAATGGCGGCGGCCCGGTGGCATGCCAGAGCGCGTGCGAGGCGTTCACGCAGGACAAGTACTGCTGCAGCGGCGCCTACGCGACGCCGGACACGTGCAGCCCGACGGCCTACTCCTCCGTCTTCAAGTCGGCGTGCCCGCGGGCCTACAGCTACGCCTACGACGACGGCAGCAGCCTCTTCACCTGCAACGCCGTCGACTACACCATCGCCTTCTGCCTCCCTCCAGCTGG GTTGAACATGCCTGCTGATGCCAACAATGCTCCTCCTGCTGACAACAATGGTGCCGGAAGCACCTACGTGCCGCCCCCGACAGGCAACAGCGGGGCTGGAAGCATCTACCAGCCAACCCCTGCAGGTAACAGTGGCGTTGGAAGTGCCTACCAGCCACCTCCAACAGACAGCAATGGCGTTGGAAGTGCCTACCAGACACCTCCGACTGGCAACAATGGCATCGGAAGCACCTACGAGACACCCTTGGCTAGCAGCAATGGCGTCGGAAGTGCCTTCCAGCCGCCCCTGACGGGCGACGACAATGGCGTGAGAAGCGCCTACCAGCCGGGGATGACCCCGTCGTCGGCGAGCACGCGATACGGTCAGCTGTGGTTTCTGATACCTGCAGCGCTCGTGTTCTTTAAATGA